The Colius striatus isolate bColStr4 chromosome Z, bColStr4.1.hap1, whole genome shotgun sequence DNA window ATCCATAATCATTCACGTCACAGCCTGGGGGAATTGAGGCTGGAACAGGATAATAGCCCTTAAATCCCCTTCTCTAAGCACTCAGATCTTCCCTGTCAGCAAGATTAAAACGGTCAACAGCAGTCTTCATGTGTCTATATCCCACATTGAGCTTTTGCAACAACTAGAGTGGTGGCTGGCAGGGAGAAAAGATGCAGAACAACCGCTGTGAGTGACAGTACGAAgacaaagacagaggaaaacagGATTGTTAGCCTCTATAGTTTTGGACTGGTGTTAATTCCTTGATCAAGTGCGTGAAAAGAAGGGAGAAGCGTAAGGAAAAAGAGTATGTTGCAGTTCAACATGCAGCGACAGTTTCCTTTCCTAAAACataaagacagagagagagaagcaccAAACATCCTCCTGCAACCCAACAAGGGGAAGGATAATGAAGGCATGCACATAGACAAGCCAAGTGGCTTTTCTACTACTGCTCCATTGAACTCCCAGCCCCTACTGCTCCTGGGACCTGAGGGGAATTACAACTATTATGTGGAtgatgaagatgaggaagaggaagagaaagaacaagGAAAACGACCAAGCAGGGTCACATTTGAGGGAGAAAACATGCCATCACCATCCGTTCCATGCTCCCCTGCGCTTTCTTCTGAAGCCCCAGCCACGGCTTCATCCATGCTCAACATCAACGTCGGTGGCCAAAGCTACCGCCTCACCTACCAGGCAGTGGCCATCTATCCCAAGACCCGCCTGGGCCGCCTGGCCACGTCCACTGACCGTCGCTGCCAGTTGGGCTTGTGCGATGATTATGCTGCCCAGGTAGATGAGTATTTCTTTGATCGGGACCCAGCCGTCTTCCAACTGGTGTACAACTTCTATGCCTCAGGGGTGCTGCGTGTGCGGGACGAGCTGTGCCCCCGTAGCTTCCTGGAGGAGCTGAGCTACTGGGGTGTACGGCTCAAGTACACCCCTCGCTGCTGCCGCATCTGCTTTGAGGAGCGCCGTGATGAGCTGAGCGAGCAGCTGAAGGTCCAGCGTGAGCTGCGCTCCCAGGCAGAGGCTCAGGAGAATGAGCAGCTCTTCCACCACATGCGCTACTACGGTCCCCAGCGCTGGCGCCTCTGGAACCTCATGGAGAAGCCCTTCTCCTCTGTTACCGCCAAGGTGATGGCGGTagcctccagcttctttgtgcTCATCTCCGTGGTGGCCCTGGCGCTCAACACAGTGGAGGAGATGCAGCAGGTAGACCGGAAGAGTGGGGAGAGCCGGCCTGTCTTGGAGCACATTGAGACACTGTGCATCGTGTTCTTCACGCTAGAGTATCTGCTGCGCTTGCTCTCTACCCCAGACCTGCGCCGCTTTGCCAGCAGTGCCCTCAACGCAGTAGACCTCATCGCCATTCTGCCCCTCtatctgcagctgctgctcgaATGCTTTGCTGACGATGACCAGCCCCGTGGCCGGGGCTCTCAGCACGAGCACGATATTGAGAAGGTGGGGCGAGTGGGCAAGGTGGGACAGGTGCTTCGCATCATGCGCCTCATGCGCATCTTCCGCATCCTCAAACTGGCCCGCCACTCCACGGGGCTGCGTGCCTTCGGCTTTACCTTGCGCCAGTGCTACCAGCAGGTGGGCTGCCTCTTGCTCTTCATTGCCATGGGCATCTTCGCCTTCTCTGCCATGGTCTACACAGTGGAGCATGACGTCTCCAGTACCAACTTCACCAGCATCCCCCATGCTTGGTGGTGGGCTGCCGTAAGTAAACACATCTCACCTTGCTGAGTAGCCAGGGACCCTCCCCTCCTGTCCTGTCCCTTTCTTTGCTAGAGCTGCTGACAGTCTTGAAAACAGTAGGCTTAGATCAGTGAACATCTGCTCTGAATTCTGAGCTTACATGACATATGTGCTCACCCACGCACACACATACACGCACCCCTTCACCTCTGGTGTAAGATTAAATCACGGCTCAATCAGGCAATGCTCAAATTCCAATCCTACCAAATGCAGACGgtactttctcttttaaagaagGGTGCAAAGAAACACgaaagaaaagcatttcccCCTTTAATGTCATTGCTGGTGTTAAtcagaaaaaagcaaagaaaaaaaaccccagccccaGTCTTCCATCGGGCTCACTGGTTGCAAGTGGACACAGGATTTTCAGCCTTGCCCTTTTTGCAGATATACTATGACCTACCATATGACTGCAAGACAATAACACGTAGCGTATTAACTGTAGTCTGGTCACTCAAACTTGCAAAGCCGAGGCTGTCCCAGAGCTCTTGCTGTTGAAAGTGCATTAGGACCAAAGGTTGTTTTACGTAAGTGATTGTATCTGTTCCTTAGGTGGCATGCCTAAGGTGCACATCTGCAAGCACACAAAACATCAGTGGTTATTTATACTGTGCCAGACTTGCAGAGGAGTAAACATGAAAAGAAGCAGAATGGCTCAAGGGGTTGAGAATAGGATAAACTGCCTTCTACATCTAGGTCACTGGTCTGAGTCCCGCGTCAGTCGGTACTGAGAGATGGTTAATGTCACCTTGAATCTTGTTTTGCAACCTCTGCCACAAAGAGTGTGATTTTAGTCCCATCCCAAGGACTTGGAGTGTGAGAGTTTCAGCTGACAAACCTCAGAAATGAAGACAGACTAACCTCATTTCTAGAGACTGTCAGTGGCTCTAAGGCATTTGGGCACATCTTCTTGAGAGATCTGAACTATCTCCAACCTGCACTATGCCACTTTTGTGTGGAGGGGTGTTTTTGAGGTAtaattttctgtgctgctgagttCACACCTTTTAGGCCGTGAAGATTTAGCTGGAAAAACAGAGCTGTGAGAGTTTGAAATCTTCCACCTTGCTTTAATGTCTCCTTGCTCCAGCAGTATCCTAGCAGAACTGTTCCAGCATCCCAGATTTGGAACTGACCTCTAAAAATTTCAACTCCAGGGTTAGACTGCATTAATACCCAAGGATGGACATACGTTCACTTACAGAAATCTAACCAATACTTCTTAAGCTATTGTGAGATCAAAAAGATAGTTATATCCTTCAAGGTGAGCTGTGAAGACAAAAGAAACACTTCTGGGTTTATCAGGATTAGCAGACAATGGAGAGGGAGCAGCAGGCTATAAGTAAATGCTTAACAGATAATCATGCACAAGTATGACAGTTTAATAACTATCATTTTTACAGCAATATTTTGGCAGGGAGAGGGGTGGTTTTATCATGAACATTGGGCAGATGGGAAAGTTGaactctgcctgtgctgctgcttgcagcatttcacagctgggaaaaaatatctctgcagatgAGATTATGCTATAGAACATGTATCTATAGCAGCCCAGATCCAAGCAGAGGGCAGCTAGACGTTGCAGGTgctgaggaaaagcaaaaagcccATATCTTGGCTGACCATAACTCTAAGGCTTGTTCTGGTCTGTCATCACGTACATTTCGTTTTGCAGAAGCTGATGCTGGCCTCCCTAACCTTGTTTATGACTGACCTCAGGAACACTTCTGGGCCCAGCTGGTGGGGCTGGCTATGTCCCAATTGCTTCCCTGGGGAAGGAAGCCTGTGAAAATGGACTAGAAATGAGTCAGAAGATGTTCTCATGCTGATTGATCGGTATAGGCACTGGACGCACCGAGCTGTGTATGGGGCCCACAGTGAActcagcagccctgggagcctACAACCTGCACCTGTGGTTCAGTGATGGCTGATGAGGCGTGGTGGTTTCCCGTACATATGTTTGCAGTCATTCTGCACATAGCAGAAAAATTGGTCCTACGGGCAGATGTGAATGTTTATATATGTACGTGTGTACCTACATGTGCTGAATGTCCTTTAAGCTGAGGTACGTGAAGGAGAGGAAAATCAATGAATAAAGGAGTCCTGTCATGTGGCCTTCACAGATCATCTTTTAGCAATATACACAGATTATCAAAAAATTGTGCTTCATACATTGCAAGAATGAGGACATAAaccttacattttattttctgatcttGCAGGATATATGCAAAATCTTCAGGGCATATTTCTGCAAGCCCGTGACACCATAATAATTTAGATAGCCCTAAGAAACCTGTGTCACTATGATTACTTGAAAAAGTCCTATTTAGCTGAGCAAGTGTCTCCAAAAGAGGAGCTGTAGCATACACATTGCAATTCCAAGCCATAAAACCCTTTTAAAAGCCTCTTTATTAGAGAGTGAAAATTAAGActgaaatgttattaaaatcCAGCAGCATTGACAGTGTCAGACATAGGAGGAGAAGTATCCCTCTCAAACTGACACAGACGATGTATAAGACTATGCCAGTGGAACAGAACATTATCAAGGGATAATGGTTTTGTCCTGGCTGGTAGAGATAAACATCTTGCCTTCATCTCAGTATTTATTTTTGGAGATATTTATCCTgtattatcactcaaatccagTGACTTAATTTCCATTAAACCAAGTGACTAATCCTTTTTATTCCACAGGAAGCACCAGGTGCATCCGACAAATGTGCTTACCCAGTGCTCTCTCATGCACCCTAATGCtttcttcatttgaaaaaacattttatttagcaTGTTAGAGGATGGCAGGCTGCATGTCGTGACCTTCCAAAGACTTATTTCAGCGCTAAAGCCACAAAGGCATTACAGTGGAAGTCCTATTGCCTACAGATGATTTCCCAAGTTTTAGATTACTATTGCAGATACTCACAGTGAGTTGAGATAACTGTGGAAAACAATAAAGTTAATTCCCGAAAAAGATCCACTGCAGATGGCAGAAGCCTGAAAGTTTTacctgccagaaaaaaaaaaattagttacaTTTACTAAACATAAATATGTAAACAATCAAGATATGTGCAGTGGAAACATATGAATTAGGAGTTATTTTGTGCTGACTGGGAGGACAACATTCACACATAGCAGCCCTGTAAACAAACACCCCTGAATTTTTGAAACTAAATCTTAACAAGTATTGCAGTACTTGGTATAGTACCAGGTCCACATAAAACACCCATTACTTCCTACACCCATAggctaaaaagagaaaatgctggTGGCTGAGAACAAAAGAGTCTGTAAAACTACATGGATAACATGATGGCAAAATGTACAAATTCGTCCAAAGCAGATAAACAAAATACTATCACTCccaacaaagtaaaaaaaaaaccaaataccACTTAGGCCATTTGTCAAAAGGGAATTCAGTAAAAATTTCCCACCTGTATACCTGTCAGTTAAAACAACCAGGAACGTTCCCTACTGAAGGCACACATACACCTAACTTTTGTAACCTCTAACATACAGCTGAGCAGGAAGATTAAACAATTTAGcactataaatatatatgtgctTTGAGCACACACTCTGAGCAAAAACTTCCAGGCAACAGAGAAAGATCTTTGCTTCTTCCATGACTCCTTGCGGGTTTGTAACCGTTGAAGGAAACTTCAAAGTCCTGGGTCTCTTCTTTATGTGGTGCAGACattataaatacatatttgaCAAGCAGATTAAGTTTTCCATGTATTTTTCATTGGTTCCTAAAACACATATGACAGAGGTAATACTCAAAATGCAACTCACAGAATAAGTCCCAAAATACTGGGTTTTATAAGCACACTGTATTTATATGTAGGGCATCCGTTCCCAGTGACACAATGAGGGAGAGCTGTGGTTATCATGGGATTTGTGCAGTCAGGAAGCCACCCCTATCTACTCACCACAGACAAGTAAACTCACCTTCTGTACAGGCTGGTGTGGGAATGGTTTGGAGATTCCCGCTGTAGGGCAAAGCCTTTAAAAATCCTCCTGAATGTTGTGACACttcactgctgcctttctctgCTACATGAGAGGGATTCTTTTTTCCaattagggattttttttcataaaatgaatggtacagaaaaaaaggcagcagagagtATTTCATATTTATGGTGCAAAGTGCAAACCCGCTAACTTTAAAATCATCccttatcactgaacatatctGGTTGTATGTTTCTTCTCAGCTAATAAGCTGAATGTTGTTTTACCTGTAGGTCAGCATCTCTACAGTGGGATATGGAGACATGTGTCCAGAAACCCACCTTGGCCGCCTGTTTGCTTTCCTCTGCATTGCATTTGGAATCATCCTGAATGGCATGCCCATCTCCATTCTCTACAACAAGTTCTCAGACTATTACAGCAAGTTGAAGGCCTATGAGTACACAGCTCTCAAGAAAGAAAGGGGGAAGGTGGACTTCACACGGAGAGCCATGAAAAAGCTATCTGAGTGCTGTGGAGAAGGGGCATCCCATCCTTTGTcacaacactgacacagtttgtgcTTTGGATATAGGGAGAGAACAGGAAGGcaagggagaaagaagaaaaatagatgaGCCAAGCTAATCGAAGATAAACTGAAAAGACCAGAAGTGACAAAAGGAGATGGTGAAATCTGTTCTGAAGGGGATTattttcaaaagacaaaagGCTCACTCAGACTACAACAATAGaattttgggttttcttttttggcttAGCTAGGCTGTAAGCAGCACTTATGTGCTCATCAACCGTCTGGAACAAcattcttcagaaaaaacatCCAAAAACTCTCAGAGTCACATGAAGATGTTGTGCACTGCTACTGATTAGACCCAAAGTAAAGAGTCATCATAACCAGACCAAAGGAAAATGCTGACATTAATGGTCAGTCACCTCAGTGATGTCAAGGCAGTTTGAAATTAAACAAATAGGATACCCAATATGATGACTGCATTTCTGAAATTAGTTTTGCACCAGCTTTCCAAACGAGGAAAATAGCCTAGAGCATTTGCCTGAATATTACCACCATCTATACTGCTCAAGCTTTCTGTTTCCACTGTAAGTTAGCTATGCTTCACAGTTCCAATGAAATTCATTTTTCAAATGCAACACTGCAAATGACTCCCATTTTCATAGCTAGGCAAGCAGCACATTGCTTTTACTATTCCACACCAACCTCCTCACCCAATAGTAATCTTTCATTATGCCAACAACTAGTGAGGAAGTCTGGAGTCTGAGTTGATAAATGTCATTGATCTATTTGGAAACCATTTCTaaacaaatatcttttttaGATATAGGAGCAAGTgataaattaaacattttacaGCATTTAACATATCTCCACTTTGAATTGTTAGAGTAGTAATAGGCTTGTCACAGGATATAAGTATTAAAGCagcatcaaaaaaaacccctcaagcATGTGATGGATTATACCTCACAAATATTTCTAATACAAAGGACATTATCAGAATTTGTTTTTAACCAATTTGGAATATAATTTAAGATCAAGATACTTCATCATACATGGTACATATATGGTATATACAGACGTTAAGGACACAATTCTGACACCTCAACTCACACTCCCTGTGGTAAATTACTTCCCAAGTTTACTGAGCCTTCTTGCACAGATGGATGCAATTTCTCATGCACCAGAAACTCACCCCCAAAGCTATGCAACAAATAACAACACTTAAATGAAATCGGTTTCACGTATTAGTTTTGCAGCATATCAGGACTATACTTTTTTATGTAAGAGCAGCCAAAACAGCTTAGAAATAGAAACCTGAATTACAGATCTGAAAGAGTAACTACTTTATTGTTACTCAGATacaaatagcttttaaaaaaaggggCTGAATAAGTGAAGCAATGGTAACAATCACTGATATAACCCATGTCTGTTATTCAGCAGCACTCTTGCTGCAAAACAGCCTGAAGGCAGAGATGCATTATAAAATTCCTGAACTCTCACATTGTGTATGTGCTGCCCTGCTGAATGTAAATGTCTGCATTCAAATCTCAGGGCCACACTGGAGACAATGGTGTGAAGCTTACTCTTGGGACAGCTGAGGGTGAAAAAGTTCATTAATTTTGCCACATCCATGCAAATTGTGTCAAGCACAGGGACGTTTCATCTTCCAGTCATGAGAAGGTAATTAGTAATCTCGTTGCTCTTCTCATTCTCTACCTCCAGACAAACGTATCATAAACCCATCTGTCATTTAGTTCTTTAGGAACGACAGTCAGCACATTGTGTGCTGATCAACTTTGTTAAAAGCTAAACCCTGTCTTTaaggcagagctgagccctTGGGAGCTGAATGTGATAGATGTTTGCAGTTCTGGACTGCACACAACGCAGCAGGTACAATCCCAGTGCTCACTGAGAAGGATAGCTGCCTTACTTTGGCTCTAGAGATGCTATGAATTTGCATGGCCCCTCTGCATAGCAACAAGAGGACTAGGATCTTCATGAAACCACAGGAAGCCTCTCTATGCAGTTCACTGAGGTAGCAGGTTACAAGCATGCAAAACAAATGTGCTTTATTTTCAACATGCAGCTTGGGCTAGATCCATTAAAAGGACTTAAATGATGGTGTTTACCCAATTTGCCAACATATGTGACACCCTAAATCAATTTCTGTGTCTGAAGGAATCAGTTCCTGCATGTACCATGCAGATGGGATCCAGATGCTCAGACTTGCACGGCAAGCCCAGCATCTACTTTCCACCTAGAGAAATCCAGAGCCTAGAGCATTTACTCTGCTGAGGCTGGACTTCCTCACTAGCCTCATTTTCCACCCTACTTGACTCACACGCAGGACACATGCAAGTAGATGTACTTAAGGACACGTAAAGGAATACGCAAAATACAAACAGGAGTAAAACGACTGTCCTCTCTTTCAATTGGGAGTCAGAATTGAACGTTCTCAGTGAGTGCTTTCTTATCTATCCAACAAGATGTTAGTGCATGTGTTCCATAGCACTGCTCTAACTGTTCAGATACTTCCACCTCTCTAGCTGAAGGTGTTCCATTTTGTACCAGGTAAATAATGACCCACCAGATGACAGTAGAAGGCTGTACGGCTTGGTGTCTACAGCACTTAGCCAGGTGGAAAAGGGTGAGTCACAGGCCCTGCTTGAAAAAAAGAGCTATGGGAGGACCCTGGAAGAGCAGAAAATGTTCCCAAACACTCAATTTCCTCAGGCCTAAGCAATCTTTGGTTGAGGGATTTGGTCCAGGAGGACTGTCCCGTCACACTGCAGTCAGAAAGGCAAAACTTTCACTCTGAGTACCCTATAGGCTAATGGCCATGGGCCAAAACACTTCCTGACATAGCTAAGATCAATTTCTGTCCCTCAGCAGAAGACAACAGTGTAACCAGCATCACCAGGCACCATCTGGATGCTCTGAACACCAAGCCATTGCACCTCTGGAAGCTTAGCTTacacagcagctccctcctctcACTGATGGTAGCTTTGGTACCTTTTTGATTTCTCTATGCACTGATTGGACATACAAAGATAATAATTTTGGGAACAGGTTAGATTCTTGATCAGTTTGTGACCTATATCAATTTAGGGAGCTCTGATGCTAGAGCTGACAGAAGATACATGGCAGAAGTATGCAGTCCAGGAGACAGACTTCTGCCAGCTGCCACATGAAATACTAAGCAGAAGGCTACACAAATTTGCTACGTGTCTTGTAATACTTGGCTCACCTGCCCTGCTGGATTCAGCAGGTGAATAGGTCCTCAGGAGAGTAAGGCATTTTGCAGCAAACTAGAAGTTAGTGTTTCAGGGGTCATTTTACACCAAAGACtcataattttcttctctgggtTACCTTATTCAGCTTTCTGCCTTGTGGCTTAACTAATCTTACTTTCGGGGTGACAACCTCAAGCCAATTTCAACAGGAAAGAGTGCATCTAAAGTTAAGATATGACTATGCCAGGCATATACTACCCTGAATGACCAAAGCTGTGTGAGTATCAGTATTTTCCATGATGGCTACTTGGAAGGTACAATCTCACAACTTTGTCTCACCCTAGAAGAGTCTGTCTGAGGCTCATACTATACAATCAGGACCCCTCCAGCTagttcagaggaagaaagatgCTCATATTTCCAGAAAACTAATTTCAGACCACATGCAGAGGTTGTGCAAATCTCTATCAGCTGGTGTTGAAAAAAGGTGtagtttttttgtcttttttttgttaccacaATGGTTCCTCCTGAAAAGGATTCTCATTTTATTCTGCCACATCCACTAAAATTTCGGTGAGATTACCACTATCCCTGGATTACTCAAATGAAACAGTCAGCTAGTACACATGACACCCAAAAATAACATTAGAGAGCTGTGATTATCTTGCCTACTTGAATGCCACAGGGTGTTGGcaatgtatttcaaaataatcATGTCAAGGCAAAATGTGCTTAAATACAACAGAGATGGGCAATACTTTTAAAGCTAATGTAGatatggcttttttttgtgAGATATTTTGGGGAAACAGGGTGGAGAATTCTCAAACCACTGAGAAATCTGAAACCTCTCTGAATGTAGCCATGCTAAAGTcttctattttaaataattgCAGATATTAATGAGCTCAAGAGGGAGATGGAAAATATGTTCTATCGTTATGTTTCACTACAGACTTAGAAAAAGTGTTGTCTGGTAGACAAAGAAACAGTCAGTTTATCTGGGTGGCCTGACTTCATTTTAGAAACAACTAAATGTTGTTTCTTCCACTCATTTTAGGCCTAggaattattgaaaaaaaaaaataaaaagaaaaaaaataaggatggGGGTGGTAGGAATCTAAAGAGTCTGTCTGGAAAGAATTACAATTAGAACACACTTTTGCACAAATCCTTGTCTTAGAAGAAAATCACTTTTTCAGTGTAATTcagcagctgtttgcttttcttattcAGAAAGATAGGACTTAAAGGGGTAGCTATAGTAAGCCACCGATTAATAGGCATCTGGTGCTATTCTCAGGCTCCTAAGGCAAAGATTAATATTCAGTTCCTACGTGTGTATGATTTTAAAGATTATAGATCAGGTATACTTCAGAgtttttggagaaaaacaatgaCTGTCAATATGTTCTACGCTTAGAACAGAGCTTCAACTGTTTAGAATATTGTCTTTTTAtgttatgaaaaaatattttatgcatgcttatCTGCTATTTACAAAACCTTTATTAACTTCTTTATTCAGTAGTAGAGAAATTACATGGCATTTGTCTGTAACCCAGCTCTTTATCTTGGATTGAAAAATGGAAAGGTCAGAGGTACTAATTTTTATGTACTTTGTAGTTCAATGGAAATATGCTGAGAAAAACTAAAGCATTCTACAGCTAGCAGCAGAGATAAAGATTATCCAGGTTTTTGAATAAAACTTTCAGAGTCTAATTCTACTCTATGAAATTATTCTGCCCTGTGCCACTCTAACTTTGGAGGTAGATTTTCTCCATTTATAAGGAAATGCATTTCCCTTTTACTAATCACCAGAGAAACAAGTACCATACTTGTCTTGTATCATACATACAGACATTAAAGTCTTTCACTACCACTAATCTTCAGATCACCATGTACCCATGCAAACACTATTTCCTTCACCATTTCAGGCAGAGGAGACCACCTGAAAAGCACTTCTGCTATCAGCTGGCAAAGAGAAGGCAAAACTTGCTTTGCCTGCAGAACTGACATAGCTCTACATGGCTAAAACCAGCTAGAACTGTCATTGAAAATGTCCATCTGCAAAGCAGCTTTTCAACACCCATATAAGAACAAGCCTTGCTCAGgaggacactttttttttcttgtaccaAAATCTACACCTGGAGGTAACGGCATGGCCTGCAGATGAATGCAATAGTCCATCTGTAACAGAAAGGCTGTGTGATGTTTTTGACATTTGACATCTGAGGTGATGTTTTTGTGATCAAGCCCTGGCATAAGCCAGATCCATGCTGACATCAAAGGAACTACAtgctcctccagcctggccaaCCAATGCTTGAAGGTCAGGCTGGTCTGACTTACAAATGTCTTAActtccaaatatttcttttgggTAAACAAACAGGGAAGACTGGGGGAAAGAAACAGTAAGTTCCAGAAATTCTAGACAATTCAGgaaatcacacaggaacatgtcctgcCGCATGACCTGTCAGAGTAGACAAAGCAGCTGGGTCTCCTAGGGGAAAGTACAGCCCTTTCCTTGGAAAATTGTTCACTGCTGCCGCCCAGAGGTCTCAGGATACCAGATACACCCTTTTCCTTGAAGATATTTAAGTGCCTACTACCTGCAGTGTTAGCTAGCTCTGCTGCATCCTCTTTAGGTCCACTGTACACTTGTCAGCAAGAGTGCTTGCAATAAGGTAAAGCTTAAGCTGCATTGCAACATCTGAACAACCATCAGATGGACTAAACAGATTTTTAATCTAATGCTGCATTAATTGCGGTGGAGATAAATTTTGCCATCCCTTCGGTTTCTAAAAGACAGCTTCAATGCTTTAAACATTCTTCAAATTACActaggtaaaaaaaataattaaaaaaaaaagatctgattCTAGGAAAATCTGGATGATGTCAGGGTATGTTTAATATTTGGTCTGCATATTTCGAGAAAAGtttaagcaaacaaaagcaTAATTACCTAACATCAGAAAATTAGCCAGAGAACACAAAAGTTTATAAGCTTCCTTAACTGTAGgtcaaatagattttttttagatCAATAGGGAGTATTGTCCAGATTTTTCTTGTCGGGATTTAACATAAGCAGTCAAAAACAGGTCTCAACCAGCTGCCACTCTGCTTTGAGGCCTGTCATAGAGCTGATTTTTTGGGTGTACTTTTTTGTCCAGTACAATCTCCATGGACTAAATAGAGAACAATGCCATTTCAAACCTGTATTTGAAATTTGTGAATGATCATGCAGTTCAGTCAACCTAAAAGATCAATCTTACCTCCTACAAAGAGAAGGTCTGCTGCTGGCCAATGTCAAATGTCTCATTGCCTCACCATGCAATTCTGCTGCTTCGCTTCTGCTCCGCTCTTCAAGCGGTTTCCCCTTTGATTACTGAATCTTCTCAGCTCTCTAATAGAAATTAATTCAACACCACCACACACAAATCTAACTGGTTTGTGAATTGCATCAGCTTAATAAATTAGTCTGACAAATGTCAGAGCCACTGATGGAGAGGGATGCAGCATCTTCTGTtcagagacaaaaggaaaaacactacTGACTCACGCTGCAGCACGTAAGCTGTTGGATTACTAAGAATACTTATTAGATAGACTGAGGGGCTTGAGCACGTGGGAGAAAGATACAGAAGGTTTTAAGTACACTGTTCCTGCTTTACCTCTTTCCACAGGCCTCTCCTACTCTCACACAGCTGTATTACTGCTGTTACACTTGCATCATCCTGCTGCAATTCACTTCAGCATTGCTTTTCAAAGGCATCTTTCCATCTAAAATGAGTTCTTCTGCTCCAATCCATCCCCTTTCAGAAACCTCCAAATACCTCCCTGCTTACAACTGTAATTTATTGGTATGGCATAGATCTCTTCCTTACATGCCTGTCTTCTCCCAGTGTTTCTCTCTGGACAGGCAGTCATCTCTACAAAATTCACCACAAAATTCACCTTCTGAACAACACAGATGCACTCTCTCTGGTGAAGCTTGCCATCACAGATGTGTAAGTGCCATATCCTAAGGCACCTTCCATATCtatcagaaaacaaattttcatGTACAAATATGGTTTCAGTTCATGGccaatcacacagaatcacagaatcatagaacagcag harbors:
- the KCNV2 gene encoding potassium voltage-gated channel subfamily V member 2; translated protein: MLQFNMQRQFPFLKHKDREREAPNILLQPNKGKDNEGMHIDKPSGFSTTAPLNSQPLLLLGPEGNYNYYVDDEDEEEEEKEQGKRPSRVTFEGENMPSPSVPCSPALSSEAPATASSMLNINVGGQSYRLTYQAVAIYPKTRLGRLATSTDRRCQLGLCDDYAAQVDEYFFDRDPAVFQLVYNFYASGVLRVRDELCPRSFLEELSYWGVRLKYTPRCCRICFEERRDELSEQLKVQRELRSQAEAQENEQLFHHMRYYGPQRWRLWNLMEKPFSSVTAKVMAVASSFFVLISVVALALNTVEEMQQVDRKSGESRPVLEHIETLCIVFFTLEYLLRLLSTPDLRRFASSALNAVDLIAILPLYLQLLLECFADDDQPRGRGSQHEHDIEKVGRVGKVGQVLRIMRLMRIFRILKLARHSTGLRAFGFTLRQCYQQVGCLLLFIAMGIFAFSAMVYTVEHDVSSTNFTSIPHAWWWAAVSISTVGYGDMCPETHLGRLFAFLCIAFGIILNGMPISILYNKFSDYYSKLKAYEYTALKKERGKVDFTRRAMKKLSECCGEGASHPLSQH